Proteins co-encoded in one Papaver somniferum cultivar HN1 chromosome 5, ASM357369v1, whole genome shotgun sequence genomic window:
- the LOC113278777 gene encoding uncharacterized protein LOC113278777 gives MSQLATTVSKLEAQVAGKLPSQPLNQKENANAIEIRSGKQVDKPTSSPMSNEHDLEKEEGETTPKKADPVTNYNSKTRVSTYVTPPPFPSRFAKSKKETLYQEIWKIFKKIEVNIPLIEAIRQVPRYAKFLKKLCTNKHKLTDLGASINVMPASVYESLKLGPLKDTGIVIQLADRSNTYPKGVIEDVLVQVNQLIFPADFYVLDMMDGDSPSSTPLLLGRPFMRTPRTKIDVFKGALTMKFDDEIISFNRFEGMRYPSDVHSCFSIDIIDSLAQQIFELNGDDALENTIVEGLGYGKYKDLETELSICDELKEAILALNSLQEVPQKYNASYVSLPITNEKLLPSLVQAPILELKPLPDHLKYIYLGDKEEFPVIIAKDLTKVQEEKLVRVLREYKSAIGWTIADIKGIIASTCMHRILLEEGAKPKRESQRRFNPPMMDVVKKEILKLLDVGVICPISNSKWVSPVQVVPKKSGITVVKNDDHDLVPTKIHTG, from the exons ATGAGTCAACTAGCTACTACCGTGAGCAAATTGGAAGCACAAGTAGCTGGAAAACTTCCTTCGCAACCATTAAATCAAAAGGAGAATGCCAATGCTATTGAGATACGAAGTGGGAAGCAAGTAGATAAACCGACATCATCACCGATGTCCAATGAACATGACTTGGAGAAAGAAGAGGGTGAAACAACCCCTAAAAAGGCTGACCCGGTAACAAATTATAACTCTAAAACTCGtgtttctacttatgttactCCTCCTCCTTTTCCTAGTAGGTTTGCAAAGTCGAAAAAGGAGACATTGTACCAAGAGATTTGGAAGATCTTTAAGAAGATTGAAGTGAACATTCCACTCATTGAGGCAATAAGACAAGTTCCTCGTTATGCAAAGTTCTTAAAGaaattgtgcactaacaagcacaaatTGACTG ATTTAGGAGCATCCATTAATGTCATGCCCGCTTCAGTTTATGAATCCTTGAAACTTGGTCCTCTTAAGGATACCGGTATTGTTATACAACTGGCTGATAGATCTAATACTTACCCGAAAGGggttattgaagatgttttggtgcaggttaatCAGCTCATATTTCCGGCGGATTTCTATGTTCTTGACATGATGGATGGAGATTCACCATCGTCTACTCCCTTGCTGTTGGGTAGACCATTCATGAGAACCCCTAGAACGAAGATAGATGTTTTCAAAGGCGCCTTAACTATGAAATTTGATGATGAGATCATAAGTTTCAATCGTTTTGAGGgtatgagatatcctagtgatgtgcatTCATGTTTTTCTATTGATATTATTGATTCTCTAGCTCAACAGATTTTTGAactgaatggtgatgatgctttagaAAACACCATAGTGGAAGGTTTAGGTTATGGAAAATACAAAGACCTTGAAACTGAATTGTCTATTTGTGATGAACTTAAAGAGGctattttagctcttaactcattACAAGAAGTTCCACAAAAGtataatgcatcttatgtttcCTTGCCGATTACTAATGAGAAACTTTTACCATCGCTTGTGCAGGCACCTATTCTTGAGTTGAAACCTCTTCCGGATCACCTTAAGTACATATATTTAGGTGATAAGGAAGAGTTTCCGGTGATCATTGCCAAAGACCTTACCAAGGTGCAAGAGGAGAAACTTGTTCGAGTGCTAAGAGAGTACAAGTCTGCCATTGGGTGGACCATTGCCGATATCAAAGGAATCATCGCTTCCACATGTATGCACCGAATACTACTTGAGGAGGgggcaaaaccaaaaagagaatCTCAACGTCGCTTTAACCCTCCGATGATGGATGTAGTGAAGAAAGAAATCCTGAAGTTGTTGGATGTAGGGGTTATCTGTCCCATATCCAATAGCAAATGGGTGAGCCCGGTTCAAGTCGTTCCAAAGAAGTCTGGAATCACGGTGGTGAAAAATGATGATCATGACTTGGTTCCAACTAAAATCCATACCGGATGA